In Bacillus sp. DX3.1, the following proteins share a genomic window:
- a CDS encoding stage VI sporulation protein F, translated as MDNNIFNNIEKEAKVNKDDIFKLASSVQNANLRDEKVLRQLIHQVAMMAGREVPKEQEDQIVKAIINNNMPTDFSSLSKMFKK; from the coding sequence ATGGATAATAATATTTTCAATAACATTGAGAAAGAAGCGAAAGTAAATAAAGATGATATTTTTAAATTAGCGTCATCTGTACAGAATGCAAACTTGCGCGATGAAAAAGTACTCCGTCAATTAATTCATCAAGTTGCGATGATGGCTGGGCGAGAGGTGCCAAAAGAGCAAGAAGATCAAATTGTGAAAGCAATTATAAACAATAATATGCCAACAGATTTTAGTTCATTAAGCAAAATGTTTAAAAAATAA
- a CDS encoding NAD(P)H-dependent glycerol-3-phosphate dehydrogenase → MKKITVVGAGSWGTALAMVLADNGHDVRIWGNRSELMDEINMKHENSRYLPGITLPSTIVAYSSLEKALVDVDTVLLVVPTKAYREVLQDMKEIVSEPITWIHASKGIEPGTSKRISEMIEEEIPAHLIRDVIVLSGPSHAEEVGLRQATTVTSASKRMEAAEEVQDLFMNSYFRVYTNPDIIGVELGGALKNIIALAAGITDGLGLGDNAKAALMTRGLTEIARLGRKMGGNPLTFAGLTGMGDLIVTCTSVHSRNWRAGNMLGKGCSLEEVLDSMGMVVEGVRTTKAAYEMAQKIEVEMPITTALYDVLFNGNNVKDAVGSLMGRVRKHEVEAIPDLL, encoded by the coding sequence ATGAAAAAAATCACAGTAGTCGGAGCAGGTAGCTGGGGAACAGCGTTAGCGATGGTATTAGCTGACAATGGTCATGATGTACGTATTTGGGGAAATCGTTCAGAACTCATGGATGAAATCAATATGAAACATGAGAACAGTCGTTATCTTCCAGGGATTACATTGCCAAGCACAATCGTAGCCTACTCTTCTTTAGAAAAAGCACTAGTAGATGTAGACACAGTACTTTTAGTTGTACCAACAAAAGCGTACCGAGAAGTATTGCAAGATATGAAAGAAATTGTTTCAGAACCAATCACTTGGATTCATGCGAGTAAAGGGATTGAACCAGGTACTTCGAAGCGGATTTCAGAAATGATTGAAGAAGAAATTCCAGCGCACCTTATTCGTGATGTTATTGTCTTATCAGGGCCAAGTCATGCTGAAGAAGTAGGACTTCGTCAAGCGACAACTGTTACATCAGCTTCTAAGCGTATGGAAGCAGCTGAAGAGGTACAAGATTTGTTTATGAACAGTTACTTCCGTGTATATACGAATCCTGATATTATCGGTGTGGAACTTGGTGGAGCATTAAAAAATATTATTGCACTAGCTGCAGGGATTACAGATGGTCTTGGGTTAGGTGATAATGCGAAAGCGGCTCTTATGACGCGTGGTTTAACGGAAATTGCTCGTTTAGGAAGAAAGATGGGTGGGAATCCGTTAACCTTTGCTGGCCTAACCGGAATGGGTGATTTAATCGTAACTTGTACAAGTGTGCACAGCCGAAATTGGCGTGCTGGTAATATGCTTGGAAAAGGCTGTTCACTGGAAGAAGTATTAGATAGTATGGGCATGGTAGTCGAAGGTGTGCGAACAACGAAAGCCGCGTATGAAATGGCGCAGAAAATAGAAGTTGAAATGCCAATTACTACGGCTTTATATGATGTATTATTCAATGGGAATAATGTGAAAGATGCAGTGGGCTCATTGATGGGGCGTGTTCGCAAACACGAAGTAGAAGCTATACCAGATTTATTATAA